The DNA region TTCTCACAGGTCTGGGGGGGTGTCTCTCATCTCCACACAATGGTGGGCCTCATGTTGCTTCTGGGCTGTTTAATCAATAACATGAGGGAGCTGCTCTGTGCACGCTCCCCCTGCACGTTCACTCATGAGGCCTTTCTCACCCATTCAGCAGGTACTTCAGAGCAGGACTATCGAGGTCACTCTGAATGGAATCTACTCCTCCCTGAGGGAATattgtctgaccacacacacacacacacaccacacaccacacacacacacacactacacaccacacacacacgcacacaccacacacacaccacacacacacacacacactttccagaTCACTTtaaagaagaataaaaaggTTTCACTCCTAATAAACGTGtcagctctgcagccttcagAGCCTTTAGAGCCGCTGGACTCTCTTTGAAACTTTCTCTGTTTGGCCCACTTTAGAGTCCCAGAAAAGTTGTGAAAGTCGGTGCACTGGCTGAGGGTGATATGCCTGCTCCTTTTGAAGATTGGTCAGTGATTAACCTCGCAGAGATTAGCACAGATGTACATCCTACAGCATTTTATAATGCTTTTGTCTGTGGGGACGAGATGATTTTAGAATCACACCAACGTCTCAAACTTTCAGCATCTGTCTGACATCTATCACAGCTGGAAATGATGGATGGCACATGCTCACACAGCTTGCACATTCAACTGCTCCCTGGTTCTCCGCCATCTTGACTGGCCTCAATATTTCTTTTGAGCCCACAGCTCCACTCCTCGTGTGTTGCATTTCATAATTTATCAACAGTTGCTTGACCAAGTCCTTCTGCACAGAAGGTAACAGAAAATTTTCTTTAGGCTTAAATGCACACAAGGAAACTGCAAGTCTGGCTGTTATTAGAAGCAAGCCTATAGTAGcatagaagagagagagagagaaaaagagaggatgTGAAAATGAGAGAGATTGATGGTGAGGAGAtggggtgtgaggggggggggtgtgctgGCTCACGACGAGTTAACggcaatatttatttttaacatgtcATCACCATCTGCTCCTGAGCTGTcagtcactgtgtgtgtgtgtgtgtgtgtgtgtgtgtgtgtgtgtgtgtgtgtgtgtgtgtgtgtgtgagagagagagagagagagagagagagagagagagagagttaagATCAGACCATCAGGGGCCACAGGAGGACAATGGAGGTGAGGTTAATATTCAAATGAGATGGGAAAGGTGGACAAATCTGCACCCACCCTGTCTGtttaggggtggggggttggggtaGGGAGAGGTTAATGGAGAGATGTTGAAAAAACCTTGTTCAGAGGTAACCTGGAAATCCCACACAAAGAAAGATTGATGgttgaggagggaggaggtgtttaAGCTGTGCCAGACCACCCGGGTGGCTCCAACAGCTCAATTTTGgttatttgttttgttcttgtttCCTGAAAAGGTGGAGAATTGTGGGACAGATGTTTGCTGGTGGACAGAAGACTTGTGATGATGTCCAGTCTCTTGAGAACTGGGGCAGTCAGCTGTCTTCAAAGTCCCGTCTGCGCTCAATCTGTATGTCATACACAGAAATGcctccttcatcttctctgTCACCCCATCATCCTGCAGGCATAATAAATTTGATGCTAATTAaaagccagagagccacagagTTGGAATCCTATTGATCTGTCAGCCTGAACAAGTTAATCCAAAAACAGAAGCAAGCAGAAACCAGAGGAGGGACAGAGATAGAAAAgacagaaggagacagagggggaaCATGTTTTAAGACCAGAATTCACActttttcttgcattttttaatgtcttcagctgttctctgtctctctctttctctctctccatccttccctctctttttccctccactccctccctctctctcctcctgtctctccccctccctccatctctctacCTTCTCAgtcttttcctcatttctgatCCATTTTTTATGTATTACTCTCTACTCCCATTTTCAGTGCATTACCTCCTCCCATATCTAAACACACTTTAGACTGCTCCCCTCTTTCACTCGTccactgtcctctcctctcccttctttgTGGGACATTATGATGCATCTTCTGCCTTCACCCATTCTCATGATCTCTTTGGTTCTCTTCTCTGGTTACgtcctcttctccttcagctctttctTTGTCTCTACTCTCATCACATACATCGACCTCATCAGCCTCTGAGCCTCTTCTGTCAGTCTGCTAAGTAGAAAATGTCCAAGTGCTGTCTTGTTTTTGACAGTTGTGATCAAAGTCATTAGCAGTAACGTTACTCAGTCCATTCAGAACACGCAGCTCCAGACTTCAGTCCATCTTAGAGGCGGTATTCTTGACTTCAGGACACAGTTTCTGGGAGCCCATCCTCACTGCTGGTGAGGAAACGGAAACTCATTTCACTAAATTCACAGACTGTATTTCATTTAGTCTTTGGTTCCCAATAAAACTCCCTCTGACTATCATAAAACTGTGAAACCAGGCCTCCGTTTGATCCACCAGACAGGTCATCCAATCCTGCAGGGTCACCTTCTTGTTCCTgttatggtcacatgacctgtaaACACAGCCCAGTTGGCTGAGGGAGGTCAGAACCATCCATTCATCTCCCCCATATGAGTCTGGAGGGTACTGCTTCCATTTGTGTGCGTCCATGAGCAGCGGGACACCCAGTAGGTAATAAACATTATCATTGCTGGGAATGGCTTGACATTGAAGCAGCCAGCGTTACTCCCACAAAACCTGTCACTGCAGACtggcagagaaaaagagggggaggacagatcATCAGACACAGGATGAAATGAAAGGAGGACACCATGAGACGGGTGAAAGTGAGTTGAGTGAGTGctgtggtggtgtttgtggagaACAGTCCAGTCGAATCTGGAGGAAACCAgtcaagaggaagaagaaacccTCCAGTATAGAGGAGGGTAAATGGTGGAAAGAGGGaatggtcatgtgactggagaGAAGTTGTTAGAGGAAGTGGATGTTGGCTTGGCTGAATGTATGGAGGGCCTGCAGAGAGAACAGCATGGTGGGTGGTGCATCGAGGCCTCAGAGCAGAGCTCAAACATCCCAATGTCACAATTTTAACCCTCCATGTTTCTGCTAGCTCAGCTGCAGGAGGTTCATATAAGAGCCGTTGTGTTGCCCACATGTTCACAAATACGCAGCAGAGTGGTAGCAGTGGGTTTGAGGGTGTCATGTTATCATGCTGCTCTATATTCAGAGGGgcaaatgtgtcaaaactgAATTAATAGGATGTGAACCAGGAATTAAACCCAGCAGTGTTACTCACTGTACTGATGCTGTAGAGAGCAGCTTTTGCTTCATAAATTTCAACTCGTAAAAGTGTCATTTTCGATTGGACCCGTCTGAATGAAAGGGGAGCTCTCATTAATCCAGATTAAATAACTCGTAACAGAGATAAACAGAAGTTTCCAAACAACTGGATATCATTTGTCATATTGATAAAACGCACGAGTCTCTTAATCTTAATACTCCTGGAGGGCAAAAGGTGAAGGTAGATATGAGCTCATCCCTTTCCTCATCATCGCTCTTAATAATTTAGTGAGTATTGACCCCATCCTATTTATATGTGTGGGCTGTTGAGGTCTGGCTCTCTGTGTAACCACACAAGTTAAAACTTGCCACTAAAGGATTTGTGTTAATATAGATTTTAACTCAACTGAAATGAAATACTACCATACCAGCATGAAGTTGGAGTCTGGTGTTCAGTTGGTGGGTAGAGCTGGGTCATAATAATCTAGAGTATATTATATCACTCATGTTATACATCTCTATATTTTTTGACTTTTGTATTTAGGGGCATTTATTGGCAGAAAATGATACATGGTCCAAATACCAAAACAGTGTCCTGTGTTTCAGactttaaataatgaaataaaacaagatgTTATTACTTTTTACACAACATGGTAGAAATACTTGGTGGAATAACAACATTCATGCATTTTTGTTGATACAGACACAGCAGCATCATGACTGACCCTATGTGACTGAGGCAGCGCTGGGATGGAGGACCAGGTGAGTAGGACTTCCCCACACTGAGGAGCAGAAACCAGTCCAGCAGACGGTATAAAAACCGGTTAAGCTCCTCGGTGTATTTATCCTCCGAAAGGCAAAATGCTTTACATTGTCGCCCCCAGACGGAATATGTCAGCTAATGCATGTAAGGACACAACGTTCAAATGAACTGCTGGACATTTTCTCTTGaactttgtcattttaatttttctgTCAAAATTTCGCTGGGTATTCATGGAACTTTTGTTGTGTAGAATTTTGGGCTCAAATATTATGGGCCCAAATGTCTGACAAACAAAGGATCAAAGAAACTTTTTCAGGGGCCTAAGCTTTGGTTCTAAGCAACATACAATATAACCTCTAGATTACGCAGTGTTGCATCTCCACTTTAATACTTATATTAGGTTCAACCAGTCAGCAACCATGGAAAGAAATACAAACTGCATCAAGGTGAGATCCAACAAATCTAGATTTTCTGCCTGTGCCTCAAATGCAATATCTCATGAAAAAATATATACGCAGAAGTACCGTTGCTGTTTGAATTGTCCAGTGTTTAGATGTTTCAAATTTTCAGGCACATCAAATGTTAACACAAGTGGGATTTAAAaaagatatatttttttatcaAATGTGATTATCTTCACATCTTGGTGTCTCTCTGGGTCATGGTGATAACCTTTAATTTATGAAGAGATTATCAATGCTTTAAGAACTTTACAGTGGTATAAAGTGATCATCTTTGACCTGTTTTTATAACAGACAGAACTCTGTTCATCTCCACAAAAAAGCTATTAGTGAATAATATGTGTAAATGTGCAACGAATGGCTTAATGTGTTAGGTCATTTTATGGGGACACGACAGAAGTGTACAAAAAGAGAGCTGACCTGGCTAATCTAAGCCCTTTATAATCTGCTTCTGTGTCTTTCCTCTCTCACTCCACTATTGTCAGGCTGAGAAGATGAGACGACAGAAGGAGTACGCAAATGTGATCTGTGAGcagaataagaaaataaataagaaatctTTCATCCCAACCAAGGAGCTGAAAGACAACGAGAAAGAAGTTCGcaggatgaaggtgtgtgtatgtgtgtgtgtgtgtgtgtgtgtgtgtgtgtgtgtgtgtgtgtgttctaaaatacagaaatactgCTGAGACAGAGCAAAGAATGTTTTCACCTGTAAGTGTGTGATGTGACCACGTACCATCAAGCAGGAATCTGTAGCTCAGCCAGCCTTCAGCATCACCACTGTGTTGTTGCCCAGCAGTGGGAGGTTCAACCCAAATACCATCAGGGAAAGTTGGAAAGAACCTTGAAAAGAGTTCAAGCTTTAATTCAACTGAGCCAAGACAAGCTGCTGAATTTAACTGTTTCTTTACCTTCTGATTCACAAATGAATCACTTGAGGTTTGAAACTGTTAACTTTCTTCACTGGTTTGTCTTAATTGGAAAAGTGTTTTGAGTGCAGGACAATTGAGCATGTCTGTTAAAGCGATCATTGGAGACATGTGACACAGCATCATCAGCATTGTCCAAATGAGTCAACAATTGATTTTAAATCAATTACTTCTGCTGTCTCATTTTCTAAGCCTGACGATGGTGATTTTAAATCAATTGTTGGTTTTTACTTCCATCTTTCTCAAGTTGTTGAACACTCATCTATAAAGCCTAAAGCCTCAGAGAATTTAGAGCTCTTTCTAAATTCTCAGAGGCTTTTATCCCAACAGGTCGCTCAGCTCAACAGAGGAGAGAACCAGCAGGACCTGTCCTTCAGCCTGTCTCATTTACCTGAACAGCTCCAAGTCCCAGAGATGAGAGCTGAACTCAGAGACAGTCAGACGTCTCTGTCCGCAACCTCAGCACAGCCTTTAGTCCATACCAGAATTAGCAGACACCTGACTCAACAAGAGGACAATCAACTTTTCCTCCAAGACCAGGAGCACATTCCAACAGGAAGGtaatgcatcatcatcatcatcatcatcatcatcatcatcagcatcatcagcatcatcagcatcatcagcatcatcatcaacCAGGAAACTGCTCTATATGTGTGATCTAGGTGTAATAAATCGCACCGCTGTCTTTCTTGTTAATTTGTTTTAGGTCAGCAGTCATCCCAGCAACATACGAGGTGCTGCCACCCACAGTGGGGCCCCTAAGGGGAACGGATGCTGATCAGAATCCAAACACAGCCTCTGATGGTTACTTAGTTTGGATGAAGAAAAAGCAACAGTCTCTGATTCAATCGGCAATAAAGGTTTGTTTATGAAGCTCTGCGTGAGAAAGTGACCCTGATATCAAAATCATCAGATGCTCTCCATGTTTGAGTAAAACCAGCCATTTTCATTTCATCAGACAAACTAATGACAGCATGGTTCCCAAATTCCAATTAAAACCTTTTGTATTTAGGGGCATTCATTGGCAGAAAATGATACATGGTCCAAATACTGAAATAGGTCCAGCGTTTCAGACCTTAAACAATAAACTAAAGCAAgttgttatttctttttaaacaacacAGTAGTAATACTTGGTGGAATAACAGCATTCATGCATCTTGGCCTGTTCAGGCTTTGACATGCTGTCGGGGACCAACCAGCCTTAATGTTCTCCAGCCATGAGAAATCTGGTGGTGGAGCAGTTAGACACAACAGAAGGTTGTAAAGGGAGAGCTGGCTGGGTTTATTTAACCATCTATTATAATCTGCTTCACTCGTTCACCATTGTCAGGCTGAGAAGATGAGACGACAGAAGGAAAATGCAAAAGTGATCTGTGAGCAGAACAAGAAGATAAATGAGAAAGCCTTTGTCCCAACCAAGGAGTCGAAAGACAAGAAAGAAGTTCCCAGGATGAaggtgtgtgcgtttgtgtgtgtgtctgtgtgtgcgggtgtgcaGAATATCAAGTCTGTTGTATTCTGCCTTATCTATTTGACTGTTTCCCAAGTTA from Takifugu rubripes chromosome 4, fTakRub1.2, whole genome shotgun sequence includes:
- the LOC115249525 gene encoding uncharacterized protein; translated protein: MEDQAEKMRRQKEYANVICEQNKKINKKSFIPTKELKDNEKEVRRMKVAQLNRGENQQDLSFSLSHLPEQLQVPEMRAELRDSQTSLSATSAQPLVHTRISRHLTQQEDNQLFLQDQEHIPTGRSAVIPATYEVLPPTVGPLRGTDADQNPNTASDGYLVWMKKKQQSLIQSAIKAEKMRRQKENAKVICEQNKKINEKAFVPTKESKDKKEVPRMKDAQLNRGENQQDLSFSLYHLPKQLQVPEMRAELKDTQTSLSTTSAQPLVHTRISRHLTQQEDNQLFLQDQERSPTGRSAAIPAKYEVLPPTEGPLRRMDAEQIPNTASDGHLVQVGNEQQFNTSKVQEQNKKIKKRPFKATTKPKNKDVPRMKTLEFVKTFGKPMEGLDVSRLSRLDFLIKQHIEEKRTIALLFK